Genomic window (Streptomyces sp. NBC_00078):
GTGCCGAACTTCTCCGTGAACAGGTCCAGGGTGGCGAGCTGGTCGGGGACCGCGTCGGTCACCGCCCAGCCGTTGGTGGCGTAGGACGAGCCGATGAGCGCGTAGCCCTCGGCCAGCAGCTTGTCGCGGGTGGCGGGGCTGGGGGAGTCCTGCGCCGGGTTGGGCCGGCCGACGGCACTGTAGCCGTGGCTGTAGAGCAGCACGGTGCCGTTCCAGCCGGCGGGTATGTCCATCAAGTACGCGGCGCCCGAGGGGAGTTGGCCCTTGACGTGGGTGTCGTCGGCCGCGTGCGCGGGCACGGCGGCGGCCGCGCCCAGAGTGAGGGTCAGCGCGGTGAGGCAGATGCGGATTTTCAACGGGGGTCCCTTCCGGTGGGGGGTGCGGGACGAAGCCACGGTGAAGTTAGGCACTTATTCGTCGGGCGTCAATGAATCGCACAACATTAGCTGGGTCCGTCTTCCGTGATCCGCAGCAACAGTGCGTGCAGCGTCTCCCGCTCGGCCGCGTCCAGCGGGGCCAGGAGGTCGTTCGTCACGCGCTGCCCCGCCTCGTCGCTGCCCTGCAGGAAAGTGCGGCCGTCCGCGGTCAGGGCGACGATGCGGCTGCGACGGTCGTCGGGGGAGGGGCGGCGCTCGGCGAAGCCCAGCTTCTCCAGGTCGTCGACCAGGCCGACGATCGCGCTCGGGTCGTAGCCGAGCCGGGTGCTGAGCTCGCGCTGCAGGGCGCCCTCGGAGGTGGCGAGGAAACGCAGGACCGCGTAGTGGCGCAGCCGCAGCCCCGACTCCTGCAGGGACGCGTTGAACAGTTGCCCGGAGCGGATGCCCAGGCGGTAGAGCAGATAGCCGGTGTCCGCGTGCAGGCCGCGCATCCATGGCTCGTCCGCGTCGATCGAGGCTGCGTTCTCGGCGTGCTGGCGGGTGATGGCGGGCTCCCTGGTCTCGGCCCCGCAGGGGGCGTTCTCTCGGTACGGATTCCAGCATGTCGCACCCTGAGGTCTCCAACAACTATTGACGTCAACAATTATTGCTCTTAGCTTCGATCTCGTAGCCGCACCCCCGGTGCTCGTCACCACACGCTCGTATGACCGCACCCTGTGCGACCGCACCTCGTGTGACCGCACCCCATGTGAAGGGACTCCACCCGTGTCCAGCATCGATCTCTCCGGCAAGGTCGCCGTCGTCACCGGCAGTGGCCGGGGCCTCGGCCTCGCCTATGCGCACGCCCTGGCCGCCCACGGAGCCTCCGTGGTCGTCAACGACATCGACGAGGCCGTGGCGGAGGCGGCCGTGAAGTCCATCACCGAGGCCGGCGGCACCGCCGTGGCCGAGGTGGTACCGGTCGGGACGACCGAGGCCGCCGAGCGGCTGGTCGGCCGGGCGGTCGAGGAGTTCGGACGCCTGGACATCCTGGTCACCAACGCCGGCATCCTGCGCGACAAGGTGCTGTGGAAGATGACCGACGACGACTTCGACGCGGTGATCACCACCCACCTCAAGGGCACCTTCACCTGCGCCCGCGCCGCCGCCGTCCGGATGCGCGAGCAGGGCGAGGGCGGCACCCTGATCCTGGTCGGCTCGCCGGCCGGCCAGCGCGGCAACTTCGGCCAGACGAACTACGCCGCCGCCAAGGCCGGCATCGCCGCGTTCGCCCGTACCTGGTCGATGGAGCTGGGCCGCGCGAACATCACCGTCAACGCGATCGTGCCGGTCGCGGCGACCGCGATGACCGAGACCATCCCCGCCTTCGCCCCGTACGTGGAAGCGCTGAAGAACGGAAAGCCCTTCCCGGACTTCCTGCGCAAGGGCGAGGGCTTCGGCACCCCCGAGGACTGCGCCGCCCTCGTCCCCTTCCTCGCCTCTCAGGCCGCCCGCGGCATCACCGGCCAGGCCATCGGCATCGGCGGCGACAAGGTGGCACTCTGGTCGCATCCGCAGGAGATCAAGGCGGCGTACGCGGACGGCGGCTGGACCCCCGACTCCCTGGCCGACGTCTTCCCGACGTCCGTGGGCGCGGAGCTCCAGTCGGTCGGCATCCCGGCACCCAACTTCCCGGAGGCGTGATGGCTCCCTCCATGAACGTCGACGACCTCGTCGCGATCGACGTCCACACCCACGCGGAGGTCTCCTCCCAGGGGCACTCCTCCCTGGACGACGATCTGCACGACGCCTCCTCGGCCTATTTCAAGGTCGAGGGCAAGCGCAAGCCCACCCTGGAGGAGACGGCCGCGTACTACCGGGAGCGGAGGATGGCCGCCGTGATCTTCACGGTGGACGCCGAGTCCGCGACCGGCACCGCACCCGTCCCGAACGAGGAGGTCGCCGAGGCCGCGGCCGCCAACTCCGACGTCCTCATCCCCTTCGCCTCCATCGACCCCTTCCGGGGCAAGGCGGGCGTCAAGCAGGCCCGCCGCCTGGTCGAGGAGTACGGCGTCAAGGGCTTCAAGTTCCACCCGAGCATCCAGGGCTTCTTCCCCAACGACCGCTCGGTGGCCTACGACCTCTACGAGGTGATCGAGGAGACCGGCACGATCGCTCTCTTCCACACCGGCCAGACCGGCATCGGCGCCGGAGTCCCGGGCGGGGGCGGCATCCGCCTGAAGTACTCCAACCCCCTCCACGTGGACGACGTGGCCGCCGACTTCCCGCAGCTCAAGATCATCCTGGCGCACCCGTCCTTCCCCTGGCAGGACGAGGCCCTCGCCGTCGCCACGCACAAGCCGGGCGTGCACATCGACCTGTCCGGCTGGTCACCGAAGTACTTCCCGCCGCAGCTCGTGCAGTACGCCAACACACTGCTGAAGGACAAGGTCCTCTTC
Coding sequences:
- a CDS encoding MarR family winged helix-turn-helix transcriptional regulator produces the protein MRGLHADTGYLLYRLGIRSGQLFNASLQESGLRLRHYAVLRFLATSEGALQRELSTRLGYDPSAIVGLVDDLEKLGFAERRPSPDDRRSRIVALTADGRTFLQGSDEAGQRVTNDLLAPLDAAERETLHALLLRITEDGPS
- a CDS encoding SDR family oxidoreductase, with the protein product MSSIDLSGKVAVVTGSGRGLGLAYAHALAAHGASVVVNDIDEAVAEAAVKSITEAGGTAVAEVVPVGTTEAAERLVGRAVEEFGRLDILVTNAGILRDKVLWKMTDDDFDAVITTHLKGTFTCARAAAVRMREQGEGGTLILVGSPAGQRGNFGQTNYAAAKAGIAAFARTWSMELGRANITVNAIVPVAATAMTETIPAFAPYVEALKNGKPFPDFLRKGEGFGTPEDCAALVPFLASQAARGITGQAIGIGGDKVALWSHPQEIKAAYADGGWTPDSLADVFPTSVGAELQSVGIPAPNFPEA
- a CDS encoding amidohydrolase family protein, which encodes MNVDDLVAIDVHTHAEVSSQGHSSLDDDLHDASSAYFKVEGKRKPTLEETAAYYRERRMAAVIFTVDAESATGTAPVPNEEVAEAAAANSDVLIPFASIDPFRGKAGVKQARRLVEEYGVKGFKFHPSIQGFFPNDRSVAYDLYEVIEETGTIALFHTGQTGIGAGVPGGGGIRLKYSNPLHVDDVAADFPQLKIILAHPSFPWQDEALAVATHKPGVHIDLSGWSPKYFPPQLVQYANTLLKDKVLFGSDFPVLTPDRWLADFEKLSIKDEVKPKILKENAARLLGLTKP